CCGAGGCGAACCGGGCCACCCTGAGTCACATCATCGCCATTGAGCGGTGGGGGCAAAACCGCCTGCGCGTGGCGCTCGGCCAGCGCGACTTCGAGCGTGACGAGAACCACGCCTACAGGCCGCCCGAGAGAACGAGTCTGCGCGAGCTGCGTGACCTCCTCTCCCAGACCCGCTCTCAGACGGTGGACCTCGCCCGGCAACTCCACGCCGCGCCCCCGACCGAGGGCACGACCGTCGAACACAACGGGCTGGGGCCGCTCACCCCGAAGGGCTGGCTGCGCTACCTCACCCAGCACGCCGATTTAGAGAGCCGACGCCTGCGGGGGGCGAAGGAGGGCTAGCCCCAGGATGACCCCACCCACCCTCCTGACCATCGGCTACGAGAACGCCGATCTGGACGCCTTTCTCGACACGCTGACCGAGAGGGGCGTCACCCTGCTCGTGGACACCCGCGAGCGGGCGCAGAGCCGACGCCGGGGCTACAGCAAGACGGCACTGACGGACGCCCTGCGGGAGCGCGGCATCGAGTACCGCCACCTGCGCGCCCTGGGCACGCCGCCCAGCCTCC
This DNA window, taken from Deinococcus sp. YIM 134068, encodes the following:
- a CDS encoding DinB family protein — translated: MTKRSKVFVPAVVTVASVGVAAGAAFVARGRKEEVKDFLVAQVFERPAARASYTDLGQSLERGGVFLAQRAARAADTEANRATLSHIIAIERWGQNRLRVALGQRDFERDENHAYRPPERTSLRELRDLLSQTRSQTVDLARQLHAAPPTEGTTVEHNGLGPLTPKGWLRYLTQHADLESRRLRGAKEG